The Brevibacillus brevis genome contains a region encoding:
- a CDS encoding TIGR02680 family protein yields MNWRPSRAFLIDFWVFDHQEFNFRDGKLLLRGENGTGKSVTMQSLLPVILDGNISSKRLDPFGSKDRKMEHYVLFESKMENRTERTSYILLEFEKTNEKRYITLGIGLNGRKGRTKLDVWYFIIHNNDRYGYDFKVTRDRMSPEGDQEMVTLSKAELRKCVTDGVSHFDEKEKADYADRVNRILFGFPTIDAFQNWIELLVQLRTPKLANAKDMNVKAVYEILKKSMPALTDDELKVLIDSIQYIDEIHEDVETSTRVLEQLTKITRSYQHYNQAVLSEKARQYNDACHNETEGQKHYDLMRLRHAELALNKKELDDQIQSLMQEDQALMAEKESYDDHEALSLLEKQQNLKNELIAKEERAKGKGDQYQSELVKRNEEKKAKEGMEIEHKRITKQFQDSLNEMDRRADDCAFFEHDYYARKEIPDFTTWIQQAKAYHGELQQVQEKLRVLNQKQQRLKEMAEKREELMQRQEVVQGRISQLNGELIDKEEHYMQELANWRENVQVLTMGDQEKRVLFKLATQLSEGDSFERIKGIITSLVRKQEQKIVQMQTEVRQMLAYWDKEARLRKQELLRWQTMIDPEPERSLGAEAFRRRLRETGIPHAPLFSLIEWKESVNPSTRQDIESALYATGLLDALIIPSIREVSEDRMLLPADQIDRDGTLLSYVELTTTLAGLDEEWVARCLSSISISSDSDNHTFLLSNKQYRIGALVGHAETISASFIGKAARELLRQEKIQFLQQRVQEADDAITLYSKQIEQVRCAMKQLKSEEEALPVPTEILVILKQRGKQKYKYDHLEEELEILRTQNVKIYDEYVEMKKEISALKLNITEVTEQGCEEAIKILIEYIQLILTIQNQSNEMKSLQQRIKISVERIIDFDNGLLLIRGEQNEIQSEIARVNGQLEAVDILIRDVGANQIRDRRNFIVERLTQIKEERDNALTYRGELKNGLETSEYNMIDAQNALSLLSYRTSRAEAILQCELSLPYHKAPTTDLISFAREWGARVTKDSETALNELSNILVRETVPGYFFDIKLQFENEEGLSAQRKIVECIAGTGRMNPDEAVREITEKLSHLQLSLDKERQRLFEEVILNTLGHTIREKITKTRRWIDNLNHVMKNRKASISFRLEWRGKKAESDESLNTTELVELLMARPELLNDEDYGKISKHFRAQVERAREWAQEESSEISIQDALRKVLDYREWFDFKLECYKGQKWEEVNRKFLNTASGGERALSVYVPLFSALHACYEGANEDAARLVTLDEAFAGVDDKNIADMFALLEEMEISYILTSQALWGDYETVNTLSIAHIIRPQGANYASIAFFYWNGEERFPLLTQEYDELHPKQLIIGT; encoded by the coding sequence ATGAACTGGAGACCGAGTCGGGCATTTTTGATTGACTTTTGGGTATTTGACCATCAAGAATTCAATTTTCGAGACGGAAAACTCTTATTGCGAGGTGAAAACGGGACAGGAAAATCCGTAACTATGCAAAGCCTACTGCCTGTAATACTAGACGGTAACATTTCCTCTAAGCGCCTAGATCCTTTTGGGAGCAAGGATCGTAAAATGGAGCATTATGTACTTTTTGAAAGCAAGATGGAAAATCGCACGGAACGTACCAGTTATATTTTGCTGGAGTTCGAAAAAACAAATGAGAAACGATATATTACCCTTGGCATAGGATTGAACGGTAGAAAGGGAAGAACCAAGCTTGATGTATGGTATTTCATTATCCATAACAACGATCGGTACGGGTATGACTTTAAGGTAACGAGAGATAGAATGTCTCCAGAAGGGGATCAGGAAATGGTTACACTATCGAAAGCGGAACTGCGGAAATGTGTAACTGATGGTGTAAGCCATTTTGATGAAAAAGAAAAAGCAGACTATGCTGATCGGGTGAACCGGATACTATTTGGTTTTCCAACTATTGATGCGTTTCAAAACTGGATTGAATTATTAGTTCAACTGCGAACGCCGAAATTAGCCAACGCCAAAGACATGAATGTGAAAGCAGTTTATGAAATATTAAAAAAATCAATGCCAGCTCTTACAGATGACGAGCTTAAGGTATTGATTGATTCTATTCAATATATAGATGAGATTCATGAAGATGTGGAAACATCAACCAGGGTATTAGAGCAATTGACTAAAATAACACGGTCCTATCAACATTACAATCAAGCCGTCTTAAGTGAGAAGGCGAGACAATATAACGATGCTTGTCACAACGAAACAGAGGGACAAAAGCATTACGATCTGATGAGACTACGGCACGCAGAGTTAGCACTCAATAAAAAAGAGTTAGATGATCAGATTCAAAGCTTAATGCAGGAAGACCAAGCACTAATGGCGGAAAAAGAAAGCTACGACGATCATGAAGCGCTCAGTTTACTTGAGAAACAGCAAAACCTAAAAAATGAGCTGATTGCAAAGGAAGAACGAGCCAAAGGAAAAGGCGATCAATACCAATCTGAATTAGTGAAAAGGAATGAGGAGAAAAAAGCAAAGGAAGGAATGGAGATTGAGCATAAGCGGATAACCAAACAATTTCAAGACAGTTTGAACGAAATGGATCGAAGGGCTGATGACTGTGCCTTTTTCGAGCATGACTATTATGCAAGGAAGGAAATTCCGGATTTTACTACCTGGATTCAACAGGCGAAAGCCTATCATGGGGAACTACAGCAGGTACAGGAAAAACTCCGTGTTCTAAACCAAAAACAGCAGCGTTTAAAAGAAATGGCCGAAAAAAGAGAAGAGTTGATGCAAAGGCAAGAAGTGGTGCAAGGAAGAATTTCGCAACTAAATGGGGAACTCATCGACAAAGAGGAACATTATATGCAGGAACTTGCTAATTGGAGAGAAAATGTTCAAGTGTTGACCATGGGAGACCAGGAAAAGAGGGTGCTCTTCAAGTTGGCTACCCAGTTATCAGAAGGCGATTCTTTCGAAAGGATAAAGGGGATTATTACTAGTCTTGTGCGAAAACAGGAACAAAAGATAGTGCAGATGCAAACAGAAGTAAGACAAATGTTGGCTTACTGGGATAAAGAAGCACGACTAAGAAAACAAGAATTACTTCGTTGGCAGACTATGATTGATCCCGAACCAGAACGGTCACTAGGGGCAGAAGCATTTCGCAGACGTTTAAGGGAAACTGGCATTCCCCATGCCCCATTGTTTTCTTTAATAGAGTGGAAGGAATCGGTGAATCCCTCGACGCGCCAAGATATTGAATCCGCTTTGTACGCAACCGGCTTACTGGACGCCTTGATTATTCCTTCTATAAGAGAGGTGTCAGAGGATCGGATGCTCCTTCCTGCAGATCAAATTGATCGTGATGGAACTCTACTGTCCTATGTCGAACTTACAACCACCCTAGCTGGTCTAGATGAAGAGTGGGTAGCGCGATGCTTATCTTCCATTTCGATATCCAGTGACTCAGATAACCACACGTTTTTGCTTTCAAACAAGCAGTATCGGATAGGGGCTCTAGTTGGACATGCAGAAACCATTTCAGCTTCTTTTATCGGTAAAGCTGCGCGCGAACTGTTGCGGCAGGAAAAAATTCAATTCTTGCAACAACGGGTTCAAGAAGCGGATGATGCCATTACTTTGTACTCGAAACAGATTGAACAGGTTCGTTGTGCGATGAAACAACTAAAATCTGAGGAAGAAGCCTTGCCGGTGCCTACGGAAATACTTGTTATCCTTAAGCAACGAGGCAAACAAAAATACAAATATGACCATTTAGAAGAAGAACTAGAAATTCTTCGTACCCAGAACGTGAAAATATACGACGAGTATGTAGAAATGAAGAAGGAAATCTCTGCTCTAAAATTAAATATAACGGAAGTAACAGAACAAGGCTGTGAAGAAGCTATCAAAATATTGATTGAATATATTCAATTGATACTCACCATTCAAAATCAGTCTAATGAAATGAAGAGTCTTCAGCAAAGGATTAAAATTTCAGTTGAACGGATTATAGATTTTGATAATGGGCTTTTGCTAATCCGCGGCGAACAAAATGAAATACAATCAGAGATTGCGAGAGTAAATGGTCAACTAGAAGCTGTAGACATACTAATCAGGGACGTAGGTGCTAATCAAATTCGGGATCGTCGAAACTTCATCGTAGAACGTTTGACTCAAATTAAAGAAGAAAGAGATAATGCATTAACGTATAGGGGAGAACTTAAAAATGGATTAGAGACCAGCGAATATAACATGATAGATGCACAAAATGCTCTATCCTTACTCAGCTATCGGACTTCACGAGCTGAAGCAATCTTGCAATGCGAGCTGTCGTTGCCCTACCATAAAGCCCCAACAACTGACTTAATATCCTTTGCACGGGAATGGGGTGCACGAGTTACAAAGGACAGTGAAACAGCTTTAAATGAGTTAAGTAACATACTCGTAAGGGAGACAGTACCTGGCTATTTCTTCGACATTAAACTTCAGTTCGAAAACGAAGAGGGGTTGTCTGCCCAAAGAAAGATTGTGGAATGTATAGCGGGCACTGGCAGAATGAATCCTGACGAAGCTGTTAGAGAAATTACTGAGAAATTGAGTCATCTACAACTAAGCCTAGATAAAGAACGGCAGCGTCTGTTTGAAGAAGTCATTTTGAACACATTAGGTCATACAATACGTGAAAAAATAACTAAAACCAGACGATGGATTGATAACTTGAATCACGTTATGAAAAATCGGAAAGCGTCTATTTCCTTTCGATTGGAATGGAGAGGCAAAAAAGCGGAGAGTGACGAGTCGTTAAATACTACAGAATTGGTAGAATTGTTAATGGCTCGGCCGGAGCTCTTAAATGATGAGGACTATGGGAAGATTTCCAAACATTTTAGAGCACAGGTCGAACGGGCACGGGAATGGGCTCAGGAAGAATCATCAGAAATCAGTATACAGGACGCTCTCCGTAAAGTCTTGGATTACCGAGAGTGGTTTGACTTTAAGCTCGAATGTTACAAGGGTCAGAAATGGGAAGAAGTAAACCGAAAGTTCTTAAATACTGCTTCCGGTGGTGAACGAGCGTTGTCGGTTTATGTACCTCTTTTTTCTGCGTTACATGCTTGTTATGAAGGAGCAAATGAAGATGCTGCCAGATTAGTTACGCTAGACGAGGCGTTTGCTGGTGTAGATGACAAAAACATAGCAGATATGTTTGCGTTACTTGAAGAAATGGAAATTTCGTACATCTTGACATCCCAGGCGTTGTGGGGGGATTACGAAACAGTTAATACCTTATCCATTGCTCATATTATACGGCCTCAAGGTGCTAATTACGCTAGTATCGCATTTTTCTATTGGAACGGAGAGGAGCGTTTTCCTCTTCTAACTCAAGAATATGATGAGCTTCATCCGAAACAACTTATTATTGGAACATAA
- a CDS encoding Ig-like domain-containing protein: protein MFWKKTMLLFLAVLLLVGTGNAGVGLAADEISRLVLSKNEVTLENGDSTKLTATAIYVSGKTEDVTVKTEWTTQNADVASVYAGQITAKSVGKSTVTATYMGKPVVVGVTVTKKVKALTTEDQTLNVRIGNTENVKLTAVYSDGTTEDVTTQADWSIDNPAIATVVNGAIKGLNSGTGTVTAKFGSQTTTISVNVEIAHRLEPSKNQVSLLLNGEEKIKLKAIFPDGSVTEDVSDKAEWSSDNTAVADALKGTIKAYGAGTATITAKYGTKTATIKVDVDTTQKLELNKQNIFMNVGKEEDIELKATYANGGGSTVVNDKAEWSSDREDVAYYSNGKIHAVKSGEAVITAKYGNKSVQVRVDVEVPRSLYIVPAFLTMKSGTTKDVIVNASFANGTSEDITSKVEWSSDNADAVFASGKTVSAYKAGTANVTAKYGGKTATLVVDVDVPQNLAADITTVAIPVGGAKQVKVTASYPDGSTPAEDVTQKVVWSSSAPNVASVRQGLITGVSTGAATVTATYGTRTVNISVSVGVMQTLTVDKKKIVLGNGKSETVKLTAAYADGTTKDVTDTATWSSASAAVAEVMNGKITATGAGKTTVTGTFDGKSVTIAVEVDQATNLSVDPRLLILNVNESKEIKLNATDSAGNSDNVTSDAEWSSSSVKVADVVNGRVTGLSNGRATITAKYGGKSISIPVEVGIVSKLEANKRFVSTKSNSNVQVTLTATFSDGRTMDVTSMADWKTSNYKVADVTKGLITGRTYGKATITARYNDKSVSIPVDVDTLKYLKTDVVQLVMSKGEVKQVSAIATYADGSEQNVTKPALWTTSRLLVADVKDGVIKATGSGKATIYVQYGGKKTPIVVTVR, encoded by the coding sequence ATGTTCTGGAAAAAAACGATGCTCTTGTTTCTGGCCGTCCTGCTATTAGTGGGGACTGGAAACGCAGGGGTAGGATTGGCTGCCGATGAAATCAGCCGACTCGTTCTGTCCAAGAACGAGGTAACTTTGGAAAATGGAGATTCTACCAAGCTGACGGCTACCGCTATTTATGTGAGCGGAAAAACGGAAGACGTCACCGTCAAGACAGAATGGACCACGCAAAATGCGGATGTAGCCTCTGTATATGCGGGGCAGATTACAGCCAAATCGGTAGGGAAATCAACCGTAACAGCTACGTACATGGGTAAGCCTGTTGTAGTAGGTGTAACTGTAACGAAAAAGGTAAAGGCACTGACGACAGAAGATCAAACGTTGAACGTACGGATCGGCAACACGGAAAACGTAAAGCTGACAGCTGTATACAGTGATGGGACAACAGAAGACGTAACGACTCAAGCAGACTGGTCCATTGATAATCCGGCGATTGCAACTGTAGTCAACGGTGCAATCAAAGGTTTGAATTCAGGAACAGGTACCGTGACAGCGAAGTTTGGCAGCCAGACGACGACTATCTCTGTCAATGTAGAGATTGCACACAGACTGGAGCCTAGCAAAAACCAGGTTTCACTCTTGCTGAACGGCGAAGAAAAAATCAAGCTCAAAGCTATTTTTCCGGATGGAAGTGTAACGGAAGACGTCTCCGACAAGGCTGAATGGTCTTCAGACAATACCGCTGTAGCCGATGCACTCAAAGGCACGATCAAGGCTTATGGCGCAGGTACAGCAACGATTACTGCGAAGTATGGTACAAAAACAGCGACGATCAAAGTCGATGTGGATACAACGCAAAAGCTGGAACTCAACAAGCAAAACATTTTCATGAATGTGGGCAAGGAAGAAGACATTGAGCTAAAAGCAACGTATGCCAATGGCGGCGGTTCCACGGTAGTGAACGATAAGGCCGAATGGTCCTCCGATCGCGAGGACGTTGCTTACTACAGCAACGGGAAAATCCACGCGGTGAAGTCCGGTGAAGCCGTGATTACTGCGAAATACGGAAACAAATCGGTTCAGGTACGCGTAGATGTAGAAGTACCTCGTTCCTTGTATATCGTTCCAGCTTTCCTGACGATGAAAAGCGGAACAACGAAAGATGTAATTGTAAACGCGTCCTTCGCAAACGGTACAAGTGAAGATATCACTTCAAAAGTAGAGTGGTCTTCGGACAATGCAGATGCCGTTTTTGCTAGTGGCAAGACCGTATCCGCCTACAAGGCTGGAACGGCGAATGTAACCGCTAAATACGGCGGAAAAACAGCGACACTGGTTGTCGATGTAGATGTACCGCAAAACTTGGCTGCAGATATCACGACAGTAGCGATCCCAGTGGGTGGCGCGAAGCAAGTGAAGGTAACGGCTTCGTATCCAGATGGAAGCACTCCAGCAGAAGATGTCACACAAAAAGTCGTTTGGTCATCCAGTGCACCTAACGTAGCAAGCGTGCGTCAAGGCTTGATCACTGGTGTGTCAACAGGTGCAGCGACCGTGACAGCAACATACGGAACACGCACAGTGAACATTTCCGTATCGGTTGGCGTCATGCAGACATTGACGGTAGACAAGAAAAAGATCGTGCTTGGCAATGGCAAGTCCGAAACCGTTAAGCTGACAGCAGCTTACGCAGATGGAACGACTAAGGATGTAACAGATACAGCGACATGGAGCTCGGCTTCTGCTGCTGTAGCAGAGGTAATGAACGGGAAGATCACAGCGACAGGAGCAGGGAAAACGACCGTAACAGGTACCTTCGATGGCAAGTCGGTTACGATTGCAGTAGAAGTAGATCAAGCGACGAATCTCTCCGTTGATCCTCGCCTGCTGATCCTGAACGTAAACGAGTCAAAAGAGATCAAGCTGAACGCAACAGACTCCGCTGGCAATTCGGACAATGTGACCAGTGATGCAGAATGGTCCTCGTCCTCGGTAAAAGTAGCGGATGTGGTAAACGGCCGCGTAACAGGTCTCTCCAACGGACGTGCAACGATCACCGCGAAATACGGCGGCAAATCGATCAGCATCCCGGTAGAAGTCGGAATCGTGAGCAAGCTGGAAGCAAACAAGCGCTTCGTATCTACGAAGTCGAACAGCAACGTACAAGTAACCTTGACAGCTACCTTCTCCGATGGCCGCACAATGGATGTTACCTCAATGGCTGACTGGAAGACGAGCAACTACAAGGTAGCAGACGTAACCAAAGGCCTCATTACAGGACGTACCTACGGAAAAGCAACGATTACAGCGAGATACAACGACAAAAGCGTATCGATCCCAGTCGATGTTGATACATTGAAATACTTGAAGACAGATGTCGTACAGCTTGTCATGAGCAAAGGTGAAGTGAAGCAAGTGAGCGCTATCGCGACGTATGCAGATGGCTCTGAGCAAAATGTCACCAAGCCAGCTCTCTGGACCACTTCTCGTCTGTTGGTAGCCGATGTAAAAGACGGCGTCATCAAGGCGACAGGGTCGGGTAAAGCGACGATTTATGTGCAATATGGCGGGAAGAAGACACCGATTGTGGTGACGGTGAGATAG
- a CDS encoding TIGR02677 family protein — protein sequence MESIYTKKVVEMNYLSTDYTHRYRPILRFFYEQHGYRPYLRAEDILQHLKQYTGFETYTIHDVKKDLEVLEGWKNITSRQEANDYYSIEEFKAKRFKYQATHYTIQIERFVETLEKNQADFGGGSLDKNLFDRLLEALETLYAFNKYTLPEELYRRWEDVMEFFKRLDRKTSDYLAHISSFQAEDEMLSEAFLVRQKDFIDYLKDFVQVLQKKIPLFQVILLEKFHREWLDEIIICVAEYQLSIFRFGEKLSLEDTKKRLKEEWNSLFMWFCGEDNEARNILVQTGEIIRKILRFASRLLESKQTLRSRKQEFLELAKHFYELTAEEDAHKLASIVIGVPHTMHMSCEPYDTSGRVESLWECEEEPLELRSRRPGFRTKGKICAIANNRAKQKELLEDYIKEQERQKQNFLILIQQNQIKLDTLPILDKSQRSKVLELLNRCMNSLDNRGKTEWGQTFLWIPLPGKARISCLDGQLVAPNGVLVLQTKKKGEA from the coding sequence ATGGAGAGCATTTATACGAAAAAAGTAGTTGAAATGAATTATTTGTCTACGGATTATACGCACCGCTACAGACCTATTCTACGGTTCTTCTATGAGCAACACGGCTACCGGCCCTATCTACGGGCAGAGGATATTTTGCAACACTTAAAACAGTACACAGGATTTGAAACGTATACCATCCACGATGTAAAGAAAGATCTAGAAGTTTTGGAGGGATGGAAAAACATCACTTCACGTCAGGAAGCTAACGATTATTACAGCATTGAGGAGTTTAAAGCAAAACGATTTAAATACCAAGCCACTCATTACACCATTCAGATAGAGCGCTTTGTGGAGACATTGGAGAAAAATCAGGCTGACTTTGGAGGAGGTTCACTGGACAAAAATTTGTTCGACCGACTTCTTGAGGCACTGGAGACTCTATATGCATTTAATAAGTATACTTTACCGGAAGAGTTGTATCGGCGGTGGGAAGATGTCATGGAATTTTTCAAGCGTTTAGACAGGAAAACTAGTGATTATCTAGCGCATATCTCATCTTTCCAAGCGGAAGATGAAATGCTAAGTGAGGCATTTTTGGTTCGGCAAAAAGATTTTATAGATTATCTAAAAGACTTCGTTCAGGTTCTTCAAAAAAAAATTCCCTTGTTTCAAGTAATTCTTTTGGAAAAATTTCATCGGGAATGGCTGGATGAGATCATTATCTGTGTGGCTGAGTATCAGTTATCTATCTTTAGATTTGGCGAAAAACTATCGTTAGAAGACACCAAAAAAAGACTCAAAGAGGAATGGAACTCATTATTCATGTGGTTTTGCGGAGAGGACAACGAGGCAAGAAATATATTAGTTCAAACTGGTGAAATCATTAGAAAAATCCTACGTTTTGCAAGCAGGCTGCTAGAATCCAAACAGACACTGCGTAGCCGCAAGCAGGAGTTTTTGGAATTGGCTAAGCACTTTTATGAGCTTACAGCAGAAGAAGATGCACATAAATTGGCGTCCATAGTCATCGGAGTCCCCCATACCATGCATATGTCGTGTGAGCCGTATGATACTTCCGGGCGAGTGGAGAGTTTATGGGAGTGTGAGGAAGAGCCGTTGGAACTTAGATCACGTAGGCCGGGTTTCCGCACGAAAGGCAAAATATGTGCCATTGCTAATAATAGGGCCAAGCAAAAAGAATTGCTGGAAGATTACATTAAAGAACAAGAACGCCAAAAACAAAACTTTTTGATTTTAATACAACAGAATCAAATCAAATTAGACACTTTGCCGATTTTAGACAAGTCTCAAAGGTCGAAGGTGCTCGAGTTGTTAAATCGATGCATGAACTCATTGGACAATCGGGGGAAAACGGAGTGGGGCCAGACATTCTTATGGATTCCTCTTCCAGGTAAAGCACGCATTTCCTGCTTGGACGGCCAACTGGTGGCACCTAATGGGGTTCTTGTCTTGCAAACTAAGAAGAAGGGAGAGGCTTGA
- a CDS encoding YdcF family protein, with translation MKNRTTSVQPPCWRRIWIGLEIIVLLGLIWSGYNWYRIEQTIEGANAQHATVGIVLGAAVWGEGPSPGLRERLEQAATLYEEGYVSKLLVTGGLGEGKTITEAAVSRNYLVAKGIPEEDILLESKSTSTYENLLYGQQVLEEHHIQDALIISHDYHLARAMIMADSLGIVASPVGTTSHVLFGPYHKAREVLALTHWELSRLWTHVLGTVVLA, from the coding sequence ATGAAAAATCGAACGACAAGCGTACAGCCTCCTTGCTGGCGCAGGATTTGGATAGGATTGGAGATTATCGTTCTGCTCGGCCTGATATGGTCGGGCTACAACTGGTACCGTATCGAACAGACGATTGAGGGAGCCAACGCCCAGCACGCAACTGTCGGCATTGTCCTCGGTGCAGCTGTCTGGGGAGAGGGACCTAGTCCTGGTCTGCGCGAGCGTCTGGAGCAGGCGGCGACCCTGTATGAAGAAGGTTATGTATCGAAGCTGTTGGTCACAGGCGGCCTCGGTGAAGGCAAAACGATTACGGAAGCTGCTGTGAGCAGAAATTACTTGGTTGCCAAGGGAATTCCCGAAGAGGACATTTTGCTGGAAAGCAAGTCTACCAGCACATACGAAAACCTGCTGTACGGCCAGCAGGTCTTGGAGGAACATCATATACAAGACGCCCTGATCATCAGCCACGACTATCATTTGGCCCGTGCAATGATCATGGCTGATTCACTGGGAATTGTCGCCTCTCCTGTAGGGACGACGTCACACGTCCTGTTTGGACCGTATCATAAGGCGAGAGAAGTACTCGCACTCACGCATTGGGAGCTCTCTCGCCTCTGGACACACGTGCTAGGAACGGTGGTTCTCGCGTAA
- the dnaI gene encoding primosomal protein DnaI yields the protein MESISEFMQELAKRTPRQLLTPDQQLDKMFRSSAYLKAFQQEHPALTRDDYLRSLSNIYTAVKEQYWCERCPGLGECPNLVKGHSTHLELAHHHIISSMTPCSKQLSHEEEIRRRRLMRSYYVSEETLNASFEGLVIDSGNLATVDAAIQFCEKVGTGERVKGLYLHGPFGVGKSYIMGAIGRELSERNVASLLVYVPDFIREMKDSISDQSYAGKLELLKEVPVLILDDIGAENLTPWVRDEILGVILNQRANNHLPTLFTSNYSLSELQEHMSISNGNRIEQTKAARIMERIRHFVDVYEILRENHRS from the coding sequence ATGGAATCTATCAGTGAGTTCATGCAAGAGCTCGCCAAACGTACACCGCGTCAGTTGCTGACACCGGATCAGCAGTTAGATAAAATGTTCCGTTCGTCAGCCTATTTAAAAGCATTTCAACAAGAGCATCCCGCATTGACCAGGGACGATTACCTTCGCTCGCTCTCCAACATCTATACGGCAGTCAAGGAGCAGTATTGGTGTGAGCGTTGTCCGGGTCTTGGCGAATGCCCGAATTTGGTCAAGGGGCATAGCACTCATTTGGAGCTGGCTCACCATCATATTATCAGTTCGATGACACCGTGTTCCAAGCAACTGTCGCACGAGGAAGAGATTCGCCGCCGCCGACTGATGCGCAGCTATTACGTTTCCGAAGAGACCTTGAACGCGAGCTTTGAGGGCTTGGTCATTGATTCCGGGAATTTGGCTACCGTAGATGCCGCGATTCAATTCTGTGAAAAAGTCGGAACAGGCGAGCGAGTAAAAGGACTTTATTTGCACGGTCCGTTTGGGGTAGGAAAAAGCTACATCATGGGAGCAATCGGTCGCGAGCTCTCGGAGCGCAACGTCGCTTCCTTGCTGGTGTATGTGCCTGACTTTATCAGGGAGATGAAGGATTCCATCTCGGATCAATCGTACGCGGGGAAGCTGGAGCTGTTGAAAGAAGTACCAGTATTGATCCTCGATGATATCGGCGCAGAGAACCTGACGCCATGGGTTCGGGATGAGATTTTGGGGGTAATACTGAATCAGCGGGCAAACAACCATTTGCCTACGCTGTTTACTTCGAATTACTCGCTGAGTGAACTGCAAGAGCATATGTCTATCTCCAACGGAAATCGGATCGAACAAACAAAAGCGGCTCGCATCATGGAGCGAATCCGCCATTTTGTCGATGTGTATGAAATTTTACGCGAGAACCACCGTTCCTAG
- a CDS encoding TIGR02678 family protein: MKNEEWKKAVNLLLEQYWIVREEKMTEFDLIKKFETPLKIWFREKMGYELVVYRKIFARLEKIPAHPTPNLVLNPESFRNPMDYTVFFALLAFFENRYDETFLISEFCEELRSFLGEKDNRFLETHRNRLSLIRVFKYAVKTGILVQRDGDIDAFEEEVLFKIPPIAQFFIRQFPCTVGEGMLDPEQFIGLHAYDRRQLIYRTLLLEPSLLYERLSLDDVKYVKQQYEAIEVDIGRHTPFHLERFIEGILAVRDIPEGSVYQDYPSDTSISDISLQIADRLKEELKKGSLRPYNGWIDMNRNQWEQILHDLKDTYGEYWKKEYDDMKLGKWVEEITRYLFRWGMAELPDSYTVRISPHILRASGRINISKGVEKHELETESGIFD, from the coding sequence ATGAAGAATGAGGAATGGAAAAAAGCCGTTAACTTGCTTTTGGAGCAGTACTGGATTGTACGTGAAGAGAAAATGACGGAATTTGACTTGATAAAAAAATTCGAAACGCCATTAAAAATTTGGTTTCGTGAAAAAATGGGCTATGAATTGGTGGTGTATAGAAAAATATTTGCCCGATTAGAGAAAATTCCAGCCCACCCTACTCCTAATTTAGTATTGAATCCGGAATCATTCCGTAACCCTATGGATTACACAGTGTTTTTTGCTCTGTTGGCGTTTTTTGAAAACCGTTATGACGAAACTTTCTTGATCAGTGAATTTTGCGAAGAATTGAGAAGTTTCCTTGGTGAGAAAGACAACAGATTTCTTGAAACTCACCGCAACCGATTAAGTTTGATTAGGGTTTTCAAATATGCTGTGAAAACAGGAATCCTAGTTCAACGGGACGGAGATATCGATGCTTTTGAAGAAGAGGTACTGTTCAAAATACCGCCCATTGCCCAATTTTTTATTAGGCAGTTTCCTTGTACGGTGGGAGAAGGGATGCTAGATCCTGAGCAATTCATCGGCCTTCATGCGTATGACCGTCGGCAGTTGATCTATCGGACATTGCTTTTGGAGCCATCTCTGCTCTACGAACGTTTGAGTCTGGATGATGTCAAATATGTTAAACAGCAGTATGAGGCCATAGAAGTTGATATTGGCAGGCATACTCCGTTTCATTTGGAACGGTTTATCGAAGGGATCTTGGCAGTACGAGATATTCCAGAAGGAAGCGTCTACCAAGATTACCCGTCCGATACTTCCATTTCAGATATCAGCCTTCAGATAGCCGATAGACTTAAAGAGGAGCTCAAAAAAGGAAGTCTTCGTCCTTACAACGGTTGGATCGACATGAACAGGAATCAATGGGAGCAAATACTTCATGACTTAAAAGATACATACGGTGAGTATTGGAAAAAAGAATATGACGACATGAAGCTAGGAAAATGGGTAGAAGAAATAACAAGATACCTCTTCAGATGGGGAATGGCAGAACTGCCGGATTCGTATACGGTTCGCATTTCTCCTCACATCCTACGAGCATCAGGACGGATCAACATATCAAAAGGAGTGGAAAAGCATGAACTGGAGACCGAGTCGGGCATTTTTGATTGA